The Blautia luti nucleotide sequence AGCAGCGGGAACAGCGGGAAGCAATGGAACGCTCCCTCACAAGGGACGAGGAACGGATTGAGGTTCTGGACAAAATGGTAATGCGGCTTTATGAGGATATGATTGCAGGGCGTATCAGTGAACAGAATTTCAACACCATGCTGGAAAAGACACAGACCGAGCAAGCGGAGCTTAAAGCAAAAGTGTCCGAGGGCAGAAAGCGGCTGTCCGATGAAGTCCAGCTTGCCAATGACGCAAAACAATGGGTGGAAGCCATTCAGGAATACGCCAATATCACAGAGCTGGACGCAGCCACCCTCAACCGCTTAATCAAAGAAATCGTCGTGCATGAGCGCATTGACGAAGATAAAACAAGACACATTTCTATCGAAATTCATTTTAATCTCAAACCCATCCCAGAGGTGGAACAGGTCACTGCCTGACCTGTCCCGCCGGGACGGTTCTCTTAAAAACACCATATAGATTTTTTGTACGCCGCCGCCCGCCATCGAGCAGAGTTTTACACCTAATTGGGGATAAAACAGCTGATGGCTGGCGGCGGCGTGGCACTGATCGGCACAAAAGAGCAGATCTTGCCAAATGTGCAAAGAGAAAAGATTTTGGGCTGGGATTTTATTTAACAACCGTAGCAAGAATTCCCTAACCTCTATAGGTGATGGGATGAATTGCACATTCGAGCATGTCTGCTCAAATTTATAAAAAATCACAAAAACACTTGTTCTGACACAATAAATATATTATAATAGAAAAAAGAACAATATGCTCTTGAAATTTGGAACTTGAAATTTGGACGGTCGAAATAAGCAATAAGTGAGTGTACATAATGAGTTTAGATAATAATTCTCATTCAGTGTTTTTGTTTGATTCTGGTTATGAAATATGGCAGAAAGATGCTGGACGATAAGATGTCAGAGAGAACAAAAGAAATCTTTGAAATATAGCACCTGTTGAAACAATCCATCAGTATATAGAGAGTCAGGGTGAGAAAGATAAACCGGGCAGTAAAAATAAGGATCTATCCAAATAAAAAACAGATAACCCAGATAGAGAAGACGATCGGCTGCAGTCGTTTTCTCTATAACCGGATGCTTGCGGATAAGATCCGTCATTATCAGGAAGAAAAAAAGATGCTGAAAAATACGCCGGTCGGATATAAAAAAGAATATCCATGGCTGAAAGAGGTAGATTCTCTTGCGCTGGCGAATGTACAGTTAAATCTGGAAGGGGCTTTCCGGAAATTTTTCCGGGAACCGGGAGTGGGATTTCCGCATTATAAATCAAAAAAACATTCGCGGAAATCCTATACAACGAATATGGTAAATGGGAATATCTGTCTGCAGGACAGGTTCCTGAAACTGCCAAAGATGCAGCTGGTAAAAATAAAACTCCACCGTATGATCCCGGAGGGATGGAAGCTGAAATCAGTGACTGTGAGCAGGGAACCGTCCGGAAAATATTTTGCCAGCCTGCTGTTCGACTGTGAAAACCAAACAGCGGAGAAAAGACAGGCGGAAAAATTCCTGGGGATGGATTTTGCCATGCATGGGATGTGTGTATTTTCTACCGGTGAAAGAGCCGGATATCCTATGTTTTACCGAAATGCAGAGAAAAAACTTGCCCGGGAACAGAGAAAACTTTCCAGATGTGAAAAGGGCAGCCGTAACTATCAGAAACAGAAGAAAAAGGTTGCTTTATATCACGAAAAGATAAAGAACCAGAGGAAGGATTTCCAGCATAAGCTCAGCCACAGCCTTGCAGAAGACTATGACGCAGTATGTGTGGAGGATCTGAACCTGAAGGGGATAGCCGGAGGCCTGCATTTCGGAAAAGGGATACAGGATAACGGATACGGTCAGTTCCTTTCCATGCTTAGATATAAGCTGGAAGAACGTGGAAAATATCTGATAAAAGTAGACAGATATTTTGCATCCAGTAAGATATGCAGCGTATGCGGAAATAAGAAGAAAGAGCTGGCATTATCAGAACGGATATACCTATGCGAATGTGGAAACCGGATGGACCGGGATGTGAATGCGGCGGTCAATATTCTGAAAGAAGGAAAAAGAATATATAAAAAATGTGCATAATAGCACAGAAAAGATCCGTAACCGGATAAAAAAGAACCGCGGGACACGCGAGGATAGCCTGTTTTAGCTTTGCCCTGAAGGGCAATTGAGCAGGAAGCTCCCACTTCAAAATCTGTAAGATTTAAGTGGCGAGAGCATGTCACATGAAGAATGAGAGGCAGAACCGAGATATTAATCTTTGACATTCCCCTATCTTTTTGATACTATAGAATCAGTAAAAAATCTGCAGACCTCCCATGGGAGAAATCCTATGGGAGGTTTTTGTAACGGAGTGAGGTGTACAATGAAAAAAGAAAACAATTCCACACGTAACCATAACAGGGGGAGCTTTTCAGGCAGGATTGGTTATGTACTGGCGGTAGCGGGATCAGCAGTAGGACTGGGAAATATCTGGAGATTTCCGTATCTTGCGGCGAAGTATGGCGGGGGTATTTTCCTGCTGATCTACATTCTATTGACGGCATCATTTGGTTATGTACTGATCATGTCAGAGACAGCACTGGGACGAATGACCAGAAAGAGTCCGGTAGGTGCATTTGCACATTTTGGGGAAACGAAGCCGTTTAAAATCGGCGGATGGCTGAATGCAGTCATTCCAATGTTGATCGTGCCTTATTACAGCACCATTGGTGGCTGGGTAATTAAGTACCTTGTAGAATATTTCAAAGGTAATGTTCAGGCAGTAGCGGAAGATGGATACTTTGGAAGCTTTATCGCAGATTCCTGGCAGGTAGAACTCTGGTTTCTGGTGTTTGCGGCACTTGTATTTATCATTATTCTCGGCGGCGTACAGAACGGTGTAGAGCGAATGTCAAAGATTATGATGCCGGTTCTGGTTGTTCTGGCGATCGTGGTTACCATTTATTCTGTTACCCGTCCGGGTGCAATCGAGGGTGTAAAATATTTTCTGATTCCGAATGTGAAGAATTTCTCCTGGATGACAGTCGTAGCAGCGATGGGACAGATGTTCTATTCTCTGTCTATCGCAATGGGAATCCTGTATACCTATGGCTCTTATGTGCATAAAGACATGGATATCGAGAGATCCACAACCCAGGTTGAGATCTTCGATACAGGCATCGCAATCCTTGCAGGTCTGATGATTATTCCGGCAGTATTTGCATTTTCCGGTGGAAATCCTGAGACACTTCAGGCAGGTCCGTCCCTGATGTTTATTACGCTGCCAAAAGTATTCGCAAGCATGGGATTTGGTACTGCAACAGGAAGCGTATTCTTTGTGCTTGTATTACTTGCAGCCCTGACCAGCGCTGTTTCCCTGATGGAAACCAGTGTTTCCACATTTATGGACGAGCTTCACTGGAGCCGTAAGAAATGCTGCGGTTTGATGGTTGT carries:
- a CDS encoding RNA-guided endonuclease TnpB family protein; translation: MRKINRAVKIRIYPNKKQITQIEKTIGCSRFLYNRMLADKIRHYQEEKKMLKNTPVGYKKEYPWLKEVDSLALANVQLNLEGAFRKFFREPGVGFPHYKSKKHSRKSYTTNMVNGNICLQDRFLKLPKMQLVKIKLHRMIPEGWKLKSVTVSREPSGKYFASLLFDCENQTAEKRQAEKFLGMDFAMHGMCVFSTGERAGYPMFYRNAEKKLAREQRKLSRCEKGSRNYQKQKKKVALYHEKIKNQRKDFQHKLSHSLAEDYDAVCVEDLNLKGIAGGLHFGKGIQDNGYGQFLSMLRYKLEERGKYLIKVDRYFASSKICSVCGNKKKELALSERIYLCECGNRMDRDVNAAVNILKEGKRIYKKCA
- a CDS encoding sodium-dependent transporter, with protein sequence MKKENNSTRNHNRGSFSGRIGYVLAVAGSAVGLGNIWRFPYLAAKYGGGIFLLIYILLTASFGYVLIMSETALGRMTRKSPVGAFAHFGETKPFKIGGWLNAVIPMLIVPYYSTIGGWVIKYLVEYFKGNVQAVAEDGYFGSFIADSWQVELWFLVFAALVFIIILGGVQNGVERMSKIMMPVLVVLAIVVTIYSVTRPGAIEGVKYFLIPNVKNFSWMTVVAAMGQMFYSLSIAMGILYTYGSYVHKDMDIERSTTQVEIFDTGIAILAGLMIIPAVFAFSGGNPETLQAGPSLMFITLPKVFASMGFGTATGSVFFVLVLLAALTSAVSLMETSVSTFMDELHWSRKKCCGLMVVIMFAFGTASSMGYGLLDFIRIFGMNFLDFFDFMTNSVMMPLAALATCILVLKVVGIDGMTKEIEQSSPFRRKKLYRVFIKYFASICLIIILLSSIANVLGIISM